From Pseudoleptotrichia goodfellowii, a single genomic window includes:
- a CDS encoding TIGR00282 family metallophosphoesterase, translating into MKFLIIGDIVGEPGRNILFKYLKKRKQNYDFIIVNGENSAGGFGITGKIADQIFAHGADVITLGNHSWDRKEIYSYINEEKRMIRPINFVKEAPGRGYTIIEKKGKKVAVINAQAKVFMPPIACPFLAIDEIIPEISKTADIIILDFHGEATSEKLAMGWNLNGKASLVYGTHTHVQTADERVLPGGTAYITDVGMTGGHDGVLGMNKRESLQKFKDGMPSKYSVCEDNIKINGIEVDINENNGKALSIRRINMHYDEV; encoded by the coding sequence ATGAAATTTTTAATAATAGGAGATATAGTCGGCGAGCCGGGGAGAAATATTTTGTTTAAATATTTAAAGAAAAGAAAGCAGAATTATGATTTTATAATAGTAAACGGAGAAAATTCTGCAGGAGGATTCGGAATAACAGGAAAAATAGCCGATCAGATTTTTGCTCATGGAGCCGATGTAATAACACTGGGAAATCATAGTTGGGACAGAAAAGAGATTTACAGTTACATAAATGAAGAAAAAAGAATGATAAGACCTATAAACTTTGTAAAAGAAGCACCGGGAAGAGGATACACAATAATAGAAAAAAAAGGGAAAAAAGTCGCAGTTATTAACGCACAGGCAAAAGTATTTATGCCGCCTATTGCCTGTCCTTTTTTGGCAATAGACGAAATAATACCTGAAATTTCCAAAACAGCAGATATTATTATTTTGGATTTTCACGGAGAAGCTACATCGGAGAAGTTGGCAATGGGATGGAACTTAAATGGGAAAGCATCTCTGGTTTACGGAACACACACTCATGTTCAGACAGCTGATGAAAGAGTTTTACCGGGAGGAACTGCCTATATAACTGATGTAGGAATGACAGGAGGACATGACGGTGTACTGGGAATGAATAAAAGAGAAAGCCTGCAAAAATTTAAGGACGGAATGCCTTCAAAATATTCTGTTTGCGAAGATAATATAAAAATAAACGGAATTGAAGTGGATATTAATGAGAATAACGGGAAAGCCCTATCTATAAGAAGAATTAATATGCACTATGACGAGGTTTAA
- the rny gene encoding ribonuclease Y — protein MHISIVILLIVIFSFLAFFIAYFFGSSVFKKKYGELSELELRIVDAKRRLESSKKEVEREIESFKKEETLKVKETLLNEKKIADEEIKKMKSEIVSKEERLAKKEETLETKMERLEERESKIERQREKISRKEIELNELIQKEEKELERISELTREDASKIILTRLENELDHDKAVLIRDFEYNLDREKDKISKRIISTAIGKASADYVVDSTISVIQLPSEEMKGRIIGREGRNIRAIESATGVDLIIDDTPEAVVLSSFDGVRREVARIALEKLISDGRIHPTKIEEVVQKAQEEVEESVLDAAEQAILEVGIPTLPREVLRVFGRLKFRTSFGQNILQHSIEVAHIAAALAAEIGANVDIAKRAGLLHDIGKAFSHEQEGSHAINGGEFLRKFSKENELVINAVEAHHDEVEQLSIEAVLVQAADSISASRPGARRETLSNYLKRLEQLEEIANSHEGIESSYAIQAGRELRLIVHPDRINDDKAVILSREVAKEIEEKMQYPGQIKVTVIRETRAVEYAK, from the coding sequence ATGCATATATCAATAGTTATATTATTGATTGTTATTTTTTCTTTTTTAGCTTTTTTTATAGCCTATTTTTTTGGAAGTTCCGTTTTTAAAAAGAAATACGGGGAACTCAGTGAATTGGAATTGAGAATAGTTGATGCAAAAAGAAGACTGGAATCATCTAAAAAAGAAGTTGAAAGAGAAATAGAATCATTTAAAAAAGAAGAAACACTGAAAGTAAAAGAAACACTGCTGAATGAGAAAAAGATAGCAGATGAAGAAATAAAAAAAATGAAGTCTGAAATAGTTTCCAAAGAAGAAAGACTTGCAAAAAAAGAAGAAACTCTTGAAACTAAAATGGAAAGACTTGAAGAGAGAGAAAGCAAAATTGAAAGACAACGTGAAAAAATTTCAAGAAAAGAAATAGAATTAAACGAATTAATTCAAAAAGAAGAAAAAGAACTGGAAAGAATTTCCGAATTGACAAGAGAGGATGCTTCTAAAATAATTCTTACAAGGCTTGAAAATGAGTTGGATCATGATAAAGCAGTCTTGATAAGAGATTTTGAATATAACCTTGATAGAGAAAAAGATAAGATTTCCAAAAGAATTATATCTACTGCAATAGGAAAAGCATCTGCAGATTATGTAGTGGATTCGACAATATCGGTTATTCAGCTTCCGAGTGAAGAAATGAAAGGTAGAATAATCGGACGTGAAGGAAGAAATATAAGAGCAATAGAATCGGCAACAGGAGTGGATCTTATAATAGACGATACACCTGAAGCAGTAGTTCTTTCATCTTTTGACGGAGTAAGAAGAGAAGTAGCGAGAATTGCCCTTGAAAAATTAATATCCGACGGAAGAATACATCCTACAAAAATAGAAGAAGTAGTTCAGAAAGCACAGGAAGAAGTCGAAGAAAGTGTACTGGATGCGGCTGAACAGGCGATACTTGAAGTAGGAATACCGACACTTCCGAGAGAAGTTTTAAGAGTATTCGGAAGACTTAAATTCAGAACATCTTTCGGACAGAATATATTGCAGCACTCAATAGAAGTGGCACATATTGCAGCAGCATTGGCAGCGGAAATAGGAGCGAATGTTGATATAGCCAAAAGAGCAGGATTACTCCATGATATAGGGAAAGCTTTTTCCCATGAACAGGAAGGTTCGCATGCAATAAACGGAGGAGAGTTCTTAAGAAAATTCTCCAAAGAAAATGAATTAGTTATAAATGCTGTAGAAGCTCACCATGATGAAGTGGAACAGTTAAGTATAGAAGCGGTACTTGTTCAAGCAGCCGATTCCATATCGGCATCAAGACCGGGAGCAAGAAGAGAAACTTTATCCAATTATTTGAAAAGATTGGAACAGCTCGAAGAAATTGCAAACAGTCACGAAGGAATCGAAAGTTCCTATGCAATTCAGGCAGGAAGAGAGTTAAGACTTATTGTTCATCCTGACAGAATAAATGACGATAAAGCAGTTATTTTATCAAGAGAAGTAGCAAAAGAAATCGAGGAAAAAATGCAATATCCGGGACAAATAAAAGTAACAGTCATAAGAGAAACAAGGGCTGTAGAGTATGCAAAATAA